A section of the Pygocentrus nattereri isolate fPygNat1 chromosome 18, fPygNat1.pri, whole genome shotgun sequence genome encodes:
- the npffr1l3 gene encoding neuropeptide FF receptor 1 like 3: MPMEGQFERDKIGTDGESWELSTLYMISAYDINITNSTNSTPVEEILYSPYYQHSLGMAAVFILAYLFIFLLCMIGNGVVCLIVLRNRRMWTVTNVFILNLSISDLLVGIFCIPTTLVDNLITGWPFSNMICKLSGLVQGMSVCASVFTLVAIAVDRFRCIVYPFKPKLTLFVAKATIGMIWLLALVIMFPSALMLTVEQERGHFTVYNNNYNLTYLLYSCYESWPEPQMRKVYTMVLFAHIYLVPLILIILMYGRIGAKLYSTTVLVNIDQSNGVPQGKSPVSQRKIKVIKMLIVVALLFMLSWLPLWTLMLLTDYAQLEGEQLELLTGYIFPFSHWLAFANSSVNPIIYGYFNENFKRGFQAACQQTSCCSKRRFRFRKSKRGTKACAHLDRALNSIPLSMGLRNRVYTDSDLTGCVRLEMEHRRVSMEMRSSGAEGGNGGMLIKRELLENIERVSPTGATVYQAWEL, encoded by the exons ATGCCCATGGAGGGTCAATTTGAGAGAGACAAAATTGGTACGGATGGAGAATCTTGGGAACTGTCGACTCTATACATGATCTCAGCCTATGACATCAACATCACCAACAGCACCAACTCGACTCCAGTGGAGGAGATCTTATACTCTCCGTATTACCAGCACTCGCTAGGCATGGCGGCAGTGTTCATCCTGGCCTACCTCTTCATCTTCCTGCTCTGCATGATAGGAAATGGCGTGGTATGTCTCATAGTCCTGAGGAACCGCCGCATGTGGACGGTCACTAACGTCTTCATCCTCAACCTTTCCATCAGTGATCTGCTTGTGGGTATCTTCTGCATACCCACAACCTTAGTGGACAACCTCATCACAG GTTGGCCCTTCAGTAATATGATATGCAAACTGAGCGGCCTGGTGCAAGGAATGTCTGTCTGTGCCTCAGTCTTCACGCTCGTTGCCATTGCGGTGGACAG GTTCCGTTGCATTGTTTACCCTTTTAAGCCCAAACTTACACTGTTTGTTGCTAAGGCAACCATTGGAATGATATGGCTCCTGGCTCTGGTCATCATGTTCCCCTCAGCCCTCATGTTGACGGTAGAGCAAGAGCGAGGCCACTTCACGGTTTATAACAACAACTACAACCTGACCTACTTGCTTTACTCTTGCTACGAGAGCTGGCCGGAGCCACAAATGCGGAAGGTGTACACAATGGTCCTTTTTGCCCACATATACCTGGTTCCCCTCATTCTCATCATCCTTATGTACGGCCGCATTGGAGCCAAACTTTACTCCACCACTGTGCTGGTCAACATCGACCAATCTAATGGTGTCCCTCAAGGAAAATCCCCTGTATCGCAGAGGAAGATTAAAGTGATCAAGATGTTGATTGTCGTGGCCCTGCTTTTCATGCTATCTTGGCTGCCCCTGTGGACTCTTATGCTGTTGACTGATTATGCACAACTTGAAGGAGAGCAGCTGGAGCTCCTGACGGGCTACATTTTCCCCTTCTCCCACTGGCTGGCCTTCGCCAACTCAAGCGTCAATCCCATTATCTACGGGTACTTCAACGAGAACTTCAAGAGAGGATTTCAGGCCGCCTGTCAGCAGACGTCCTGCTGCAGCAAAAGGAGGTTTCGTTTCAGAAAGTCTAAAAGAGGCACTAAGGCTTGTGCACACCTGGATAGAGCCCTTAACTCAATCCCCCTAAGCATGGGTTTGAGGAACAGAGTCTACACAGACAGTGACTTAACAGGTTGCGTTCGCCTTGAGATGGAGCACAGGAGGGTGTCTATGGAGATGAGAAGCTCAGGCGCTGAAGGGGGAAATGGTGGAATGTTAATCAAAAGGGAGCTTCTGGAAAACATCGAGAGGGTTTCTCCAACAGGAGCTACTGTTTATCAAGCGTGGGAACTTTGA